From the Apium graveolens cultivar Ventura unplaced genomic scaffold, ASM990537v1 ctg6863, whole genome shotgun sequence genome, the window TTCTATATTTTTCTGCACTTATGAATTTATGGAAATAGTGTTAACTTAAATATTTGGTTTACTAACAAAGCATTTTACCCTTAAAATgaattttttgtatttttggTAACTACATTCAAATTAATATTTGAGAAATGTCCGTTTAATAAAATTAGTTAACAACCACAAATTATGAACTTTAATATTTTTGCATGAAAATTGCTAAATCTTTACTTGTGTCAaattgatatctaattgttgtcCCTTCCTGTTTTTTAAAGGCtctttatattataaatttttgcCTAAAAAATGTAAGTATAAGTTTAACCCAAACTTGAAAATTAGGATTCATGTATAAAATTAGGTATTTTTGAGTTTGTAATGAAATAATGATATTAAAGGGAGTATTCGTTGAATATAGATTGAGTGACGACTATGTTGGTATATATATTGTGAACAGAATTTGGGGGAAGGGGCGTATATCTAGATCCCTGGTCACAATGATGTACCCGACGGAATTCTGCAGATTTTACAAAATAAAACGACTTGGGAGAGATGAAGAGAAAGTAGAAGCTGGAGAGATGTGTGTTTGTTGTATTTGTAGGCCTGTGTATGAGGTTGTTGATGTATGTGCGAGTTAATTATGTGTGTCTGAGGTTATTGATGTATGTGGGACTTAATTATGTGTGTGTTGTGCTAATAATGGGAGAGGGACTGCGCCTACGTGATGTAAGTGAGTATATGTATGGGCGCCTACATGATGTATGTGGGTGTATTTATGAGGTATATATAGTTTGTGTGGTGTTTGGGTAGAGAAAGAGGGACAGTAGAGAGATAAAAAATCTTTATTATGACATTACTATGATTACTAATATTTAACATGAAATTTGACGGAAAGGATGAGCCACTATAGTGTTAAGAAATTCACACATGGCTTTGATTCAAataaatatttattcatttactGTCAAAAAATATAGCCATCTCCTTGCAAAATATTTAAAGTTCAAGCAAATAAAGTGCAATTAAGTCATATAAATATTACAATTAATATAAGTAAtcggttttaaaatttgttttataatagattcagattctgatttaattttttttcagaattttgtATAACTTATCTATCGATATTAATATAGTGTTGTAGAATTTTTCTTATAAAATAAGATATAAACAAAAAAAAGAAAGGTTAAatcatatttataatttttttcttaCTTTTTAGAGTTTTTGTTATCAAATAATATAACTAATTGTTTTAATCTCATGTATACCCCCTGATAGCCTCATATTTACACTACACAAATTTGAAACTTCCTTCAAACTGAAAGTACACAACCTTTCATAAATGGCCTTCTGATCATAAACTAAGCACTGAAGATTGTCATAGACACATACTTCATCATAATTCTTTGAAATCAAGATATCCAGAAACTAGTTGAAAATCAAGATAAACCAGAGTAGCCATAAACAGCTTTAATTTAAAGCTTTCAGGATACTTTGAGCTTCTAGCGCAGACAGAGCAGCGAGAGCACTTATAGTATATGTTATTCCCTTGGACTTCTGAGAACACAATATTTCCATCCAAAATACGTAGCTTGGCGTAGAATTCTTTCACTAACTCGGGATAAATAATCTCCGGGGGCGACAACAATGACGAACAACCAACTGAATCAAACAAGCCCACAATACCGATTTTCTTCAGAAGATCCAGATCACACAGGCGTTCCTTCAGAATCAACTTTGACATCACTTTCGTCGAAGTAGTCTCCTTTGCATGTCGCTCAAAAGAACTATCAGACATTCCGCTTGATACTTCCGGTTCAAAATTACCGACCCGTTGACGCTTGGAACCTGAAGCCGCATCAGTTGGGGTACGTTGAGCGGTAGATCGAGAACGGGTGAAAGGGGTAGATTTACGTGCCATGGATAGAGGTGAGAAAGTAGAAAAGAAATTGAGAAAGGTTTTTGATTGTGTTTAAGAGAGAGAAGGTGAATAGGAAACTGAAAGGGTTAAGAAGATGAGTTTAAATAAAAAGTGAGAATTGAAGAAATAGAGATTGAAAAGAAGTCGAAGAGATGCAAGACAGAAGTTATGTACTGAAAGAGTAATACATGCACGAGTTTCAAGGATATGAAAAGTCTAatcaaaagatttacaaaatctaATGCTATATACACGCATAAACACACggacaaataaaataaaaacacaaattcaTAAACCggaacctaattactcaaataataaatacacaacatatatttaagtattatgacataattcatatttaaacacataaattacataaaatcacgtaataaattacagagaacacatacctaattcacgacgcattttacaaaatctatcttcagctaaaggcttagtgaagatatctgcacgctgtttctcagtagaaatataaataagctcaatattacctttagaaacattatctcgtagaaaatggtgacgaacatcaatatgcttagtacgagaatgcataacaggatttttagagatattaattgcagaggtattatcacaataaataggaatatttgagtaagaaataccaaaatcctgcaatgtttgttgcatccacaaaatttgagcacagcaacttccagctgcaatgtactctccttcagcggtagaaagagctactgaagtttgctttttactatgccatgcaactaaacaatctcctaaaaattcacaagcaccacttgtgctttttctatcaacctgtgaccctgcatagtcagcatctgaaaaaccgattaagtcaaaAGAAGAAgagcttggataaaataatcccaagtcactcgtacctttcaaatatttaaaaatacgtttaacggcattcaaatgagattctttaggttgagattgaaaacgagcacacaagcatacactatacataatgtcaggtcgtgaggcagttaaatataacaatgaaccaatcatacctcgaaatttagtgacatctacaggtgtaccttgttcatcctttgtaagcttaactgaagtactcatcggagttgatttaggtgtgacatgatcaagtgcaaatcttttgagtagatcctttatgtacttgccttggtgaataaatattcctgcattagactgattaatttgcaaacctagaaagtactgcaattcacccatcaaactcatatcgaattccttatgcatgcaatcagaaaaccaTTTACACAGAGAttcgttagaagatccaaatactatatcatcaacataaacttgtactaaaagaaagttatcacgtttatgaaaaataaagagagttggatcgagtgtaccacgaatgaaaccattgttcacaagaaattgactgagacgttcgtaccaacaacgaggggactgtctcaatccatagacagatttcttgagcttgtaaacatagttagggtacttctcgtgaatgaaacctggaggttgcttcacgtagacttcttccttgagatagccatttagaaatgcgcttttgacgtccatctgatagagcttgaacttcttgtgagctgcaaaagccattaagattcgaatagcttctaaacgagctactggagcatatgtctcgtcgtaatcgattccttcttgttggttgtatccctgagcaaccaaacgagctttatttcgaataatgttgccatcttcatccttcttattcttgaaaacccagcgagtaccaatgatcttggcatcctgaggaagtgggacgagttcccaaacatcacaacgctcgaactggttcagttcctcctgcattgcaacagaccagtgttcgtctgcaactgcttcttgagcattctttggttcgaattcagcaacaaaagcacagaatgcacatatattatgaagtctgcttcgagtagaaatcccttgatctaaatcagtgagaagattatctggtggatgattcttcacagtcctagaagacttaggaagttgaatattactcatttcttcctcattagaattatctgcctggaaatgaataggagttgtctcattcaaaagagactgcctcatttccgcttgtgaagatttatccagaggagtaacagaattcacatttgaaacactatcgggagtctttggagagccagaagattcatctgaagcttgagtagatcctgaagaattatcagaagactgagatggacctggagagtcttgactgtttgatttgtcagaatgagactgactcttttcggaatgagactgtctcatttgggaatgagacgatagatccgcagtgtcttcatcaatttgagatatattccttgaggattcattgaatgtaatattgatggattcttctactttgttcttgacagaattataaacacgataagctttgcttgttgaagaatatcccaagaagattccttccgtggatttcgcatcgaacttgcctcgattattttgagtatctaaaataaaacacttggaaccaaatactcgaaaataactaatgttaggagtccttttcttaagcaattcatacggagttttaagcaaaataggacggataagtactctatttaaaacataacaggaagtgtgtaccgcttcagcccaaaattttcttggaagcttactctcatgcagtagagttctggcagtttcctgtagagtcctgttcttgcgttctactactccgttctgctgaggagttcgaggagctgagaattcatgagtgattcctcttgatttacagaaggttatgaaatccttctcgaattcacctccatgatcactacgaatagtcttgagcttaaatgaatacttagtctcaaggttagtaataagatccttaaactcaacaaaagcttcatccttagttcgtaaaaataatacccaagtgaaacgagaataatcatcaactataacaaaagcataattcttacctcctaggcttacatacctttctggaccaaaaagatctagatgaaggagctgcaaaggaacagaagttgatactttattcttagcagtaaaggaagttttcacctgttttccaagttggcaagctgaacaaggttctattttcttgtacttcagctttggtagacctcgaaccagatcatgagaagatatcttccgaagaagatccatgtgaacatggccaagacgtcgatgccaaagatactgttgatcttgaacagtagcaagacaaatttcctcctgctgttcatcaaaatctaatacgaaaatatttccttttcttttggccactaaagcaaactcgttagtatgagtaccaatatagcatacatctttatcgaacttaaccttatgaccagcatcagtaagttgacttacactaataagattatatttcaaaccatcaactaaacgaacattagaaatggcaaacctgtcattaccaatagtgccttttccaataattctgacggtgtttgaatctccaagagtaactaagccaccttccttggcaactagaGATAAAAATTGGATTTATCACCCGTCATGTGACGTGAACAGccactgtcgatgatccatttatttcgcggaacatggaccttcaaacaaacctgcaagaattgctttatgtcttaggtacccacttaaccttgggtcctggttggttagtatcacaaatcttatataaatgtctatctgatttcttaatccacatctgaacgatattaacagaagtattagcagatttatatctagcagacgatttataagatgagttagaagagtggcccttgataccacatatctagattcagatgtagggtggccagctttcccacaatctcgacatttctcataaggcatcttataCTTCATAGGAGTTCGCTTGTAACCGCCTTGAAATGCACGTTTCTTGATTGACTCACAtcctaaacctcctttatcaagagaagatttttgttcaccaagaagagcattcaaagttccttctccatgaAAACATTTAGCTAAATCCTTTTCAAGCTGTTCGACTTTCTGCTTTAATTCAGGAACCAGGGGATCAGGAACACTGTCTTCTTTAACGGTTTCTGAATCAACAGATATTGACTCTTTCTTCAAGGCTTCAAGACATACATCTttcatctcaatctcatttttgagatatagattttcttcagtaagttttgaaaccctttcaagcaatgatttgttctcagcaactaaagcttcttccttcatggggtcatccatttcactaagaacttcacttaatgcttgttttaaataagcattcttttcttttaactttttaacctggacctgcaaattcaacatagatgaagatatatttgaattatacttaatattctgtacctcatcattgtcactggagttgtcctctagtccagcaaagcaaagttgagcaacttcatcgtctgaatcgatctccacgtcagattcatcatcactccaagtaattaatgccttctttttgttcttcagcttgtaacagtcctttttgaagtgccctttctttccacactcaaagCAAGTATCTTTGCTTTGATTCACTTTAACCTCCTTgctcggattagatttgaagtccttcttCATAAACTGCGATTTCACAGGTCATTTGGAGgcattccgtttggcaagaaatttatgaaacttctttgttagaagagcaatatcttcatcagaatcgtcaggagactcatctgcatctgcattaagtgcaagagttttcttacgaggagcttcatcttcttcatcatatctacgtagctgattttcgaattcctccaattcactgaacagtgttagagtatccatagtcgaaagcagtgttgaatcctgcagaatggtaacctttggagcaaacttctttggcattgctctgaggattttcctatttatctcagattgaggaatgatcctttccagaagtgagatggaattcatcaatgtcagaaacctcccttgagcatctcgcacgctttcatctctttccaacctgaaaccttcatagtcactcattagcatacttaattttacttcacgtaccttagacgtgccttcgtggctgactttgatcgtatcccaaatctgcttggcagtagtacatgctgaaacttttcttaattctgtagctaccatgccattgagaagtgagttcatagctttagcattggaattcattgcgttcacttcttcgggagagagatccttgagagattttggctttccttctttcataggaattgtgaaaccattttctacagcatcccattcaaatgcatcacgctggagaaagattttcattcgaaacttccagtcattgtagttttcagcaccatgaagcagtggtggataattgtttgaatacctatctggttgagccatggatcgctagcaaaataaacactaaaaagagaattaaatgcacctgctctgataccaaatgaaattcgatggctcgatagataaataatattctaactgtcaaggcaaatgagacagtctcttatgcaaatgggacagtccctttacaaatgagacagggtatgggacagtctcaattacactgcagaaaataaataacggaaataaaatgcagaatgctgagAACTGAAAAGaaaaaacaccagaagttttcacttggttcggcccctacacctagtctatggcctacatccaagtccccatgccaactagcatagagaatgtattatatcaactttaataaaagaacttacaatcttttccttgattaccaatatagcacctgaaagaaaccctttcccaagctaccttgctacctagcccactgctattccttagccttctagctaccttgctatactttgaaatcaagcttgccacaacccggcacaaagttgatatgaatacactattcagttacaagaataaacaaattgattacaactcaaactaagtttcttgtttttctggatatgaatatctcgggtatgaaacaagaaaatgatttcagatgatgaaggattctcgtgaaagtgttagctacaaatctgaaatgaagagttgtatttataagcaaagttctaacagatttattttcaaacacaagataagattggaagataagtttgtttgaaaatatttgaatgaagcTTTTAAACAGATCTGTTAGTACGTTGaaaaagataaatcaagtaaagataaggcttgagagattttaaacttgatttataagataaagtggtgagtttgtttgagataaggtttatccagataaacaagataTACATAAAACCCTAACAAACCTAATCCTGAGAAATAGCCACCTGGAAAATCTGAAACACTGCAATCTCTGGACTCTAAACTGCTGTTATATTGCAATCTGAATATCATCATAAACTCGTAGATTAACAATCAGACACAGTTTTAAGGTTTAATTAAACTGGTTTTTGTGATTTTCTTTCACTTTCACATACATAACCCCGAATGAACTTATGCATTTTTGTCATTTGACTTTAAACTTACTTCTTAACCCAACTCGCTTTGGTTTAACACTCAATTTTAGGGAAATACTAacatctacaaatgaaaagccaCTCTAAAAGAAATATGCCTCTAAATCTTACAGTTCTTCGGTGTGGATAACTTATACAAGTAACATAATGTAAGATAGGATTACAAATGTAAAACCAGCTGTATAATTCAAACTGCAACTTAGCTAACAACAGAAGTTATAAAAGGCCTTCCTAAATGAAAAATTTAAAGTATGACCACCAAATTTGACCTAAAACCAAAGCCCAACAAAGCTAGGCCAAAgctgaataaataaaataaactacaCTCATCAAGATGAAAGGGAAATAATACTATGAATCATGAAAAACAGAATCAACCAAGAGCAATTTACAAGCATAcaacataaaaatcatttatatGATATGTAAATGTTATAAAAATGTCAAGCACTAAATGCTAAAGTTATCTCACAGCCTACAgtaattattaaattttgaaattaggaGTACATACAAATATTAGATAAACAACTAGAAAAGCTTAAAAAATAACGTGTTCTTGAAATGGAACTAGTTATAAAAAACCTTGTATTTTTGCAGTAAAATAAGCAATGTTCAACAACTTAGATTACTCGGCCTTAGTACTCGGGAGACTGCTCGGACTCGGCCCTATTTTCGATCCTGTTTTGCTCTATTCGGTTATAAGTCAGTCTTCTACTTGAGGAGACTCCCATCTTTTGACACCCTCCAAGGTGAAACTCCTCTCTAGACTGATAAAACCGGGGACATAAGTCATCGCACCAAATGTGAGAAACTCACCCTCCGGGAAAATATGATGTCGCAATGTTTTATGTTGAGGATGATAAGTGAACAATTGAAGTTGGTCACAATACATTAAGATGTTCCCATCTTTGAGAACTTTAAGAAGCCGAACCATGTCGGTATTTATACCTTCATGTAACGGAGGATTAGGACTGATGATGAGTTTTTTACTCCAACTATCTTCCACGCCATAATCTCTCTTCACCCAAATAAAAAGTTCAGAGTATAGTGTTATATCACATATACAGCAACCTTTAAGTACTCCCAAGTTCCTAAAATGATTATGGACTCCCAAGATGCTAAAATGATCTGTATTCCCAGGAGCCCGTGGAGGAGCTTCCATTGACGAAATAATTCTCTATCCAAATCGAAAACACATATTAGTTCACCAGCTAACCAATGGAGGCGGCCACTGACATAGTGACCCCTATCATGTTCATTCAGATGGAAGGGGACATGTCCTAGATCTCTCCACATGCCGGTTCCAAGCGTATAAACCTCGCTCCCTAGGTCATATTCAGTTGAAGGAAATCTACCCTTATAAAAACGTACAATCTTGTACTGTTGGTTCGATTCAACAAGTCTAAAGCCATAATATCCCTTTAAATATGATACTCTGGTGTACTCGGAATCTTGAAGGCGTATGTACTCTTGTGTAATTGGATTGCATACATATGCTGAATCATCATAACTATCTTCTAAGCATATTAACCCATTAACTGATCCAATTAACCCCACATAGTCTCCCAAGGCAAGTCCCGGGGAAAATCTCATCATAGGCTCGTGATGAATATCATGTTGGTGATGTTGGTCATCTAGTTCAACCACTGCAAGGTCACCATCATTGTCATCATCTACGTCCTCGGCGTCTCCTTGATGAAGTAAAAGCATTTTAGATGATATAGAGAGATGCAGACGCGAAAAAAATGGTTCTGAAACTATATTACACCATCTTTTGCACACGCTTTTGCATGACACTATTGTCCTCACAGGAGTTCTTGATATAATTTCAGCAATCAATTCTTCTAGTAAGTCCATAGTGGAGAATTTGTCACTGCACACCTTGcatcaaataaaataattcttTTCAGTGAAGAAATATATCATTGACTAATTTTATAAATCTCAAACAAAACAAAGAATCATTATGCAAATGCACCTCTATCTTCATTCAAATttccaaaataaaaaaaattcatatatCATGATTTGTTAAATATTAGCTAGGATATGACACAAGTGAGATCATGTCACAATGGTGACATCATAATTAATGTAGCAAGATGAGCCACCAAGTGACAAAAGCAAGCTTTAAAGAGAAGCTATGTTTTTTTATATAAAGAGACTTACTCTTCCTTCTTGTATAACAAAGCACAACAGAAAATGCAGCAGAAGTGGTAGTATAGACAATACACACAGTTCACTGTATTCTTGTGTTCATTATCTTGCTCTGTAGTAGTATAGCAATGCACACAGTTAACTGTACTCTTGTGTTCATTATCTTTCTCTCCTTCTTTTTCTATATTTAgtcatatatacatataaattgTGACATGATTATATTTCTAAAGAAAATCATGTCTTGACTTAAATTTATTAACAATTAACATACTAAGTCCCAATGTATTAAAAATTTAATAGATTAAATGGCTTGATTTGGAATCCAATCTGTTTTGACCGAGGCCAATTAATAAAACCCTTTTATTCTTAAAACTTTCATCCTGATTCTAATGGGAATATTTCCCCTGTGATGAGCTCTAGTGATGCGCTCTTCAATCCAACATACAAGTGGAATCCCAAGGGGGGTGTATTAACACATACATGAACTGAGTAATCGAGAAATTCTTTTATATATCTAGCTCtgaaaatttcaaattattaattCTTCACTTAGTAATCATTGAAAAGTTTGTTAATTAATAGAATCACGAAATTTAATAGTAAGATATGAAAAAATAAAGTATATAATTCAGAAAATACCTCTTACAAGGGCTTGGAGTAGAAAGAAGAGGCAAGGCTACGGTTTCGTGCACAGTAGAAATTTGGAAGCACAAACGGTGAGTAGATTTCGAGCCAAAGGAACTCAGAAGCACATGCGTTGGAATTTTTTTACACGGTTATGTATAACAATTCATTTCTATGTTTGCTACATGGCATTGGGATATCAAGTCAGTAAAGTACTCTATACTAGGAAATAGGCGGCGTATCGTATGGGCTATAATATTTTTGGTCCGAATTACAAGTTAGTAAAAGGACCGCGTTTCGTGTAGGCCTATAATATTATTGGTCTGAAGTTCAAGtcattaattattttctaatcGAAAAATATAAGAAAACAACTACTTCAACATCCTCGTGAAAACGATCCCAATTTATAATATCGTCGATAGTACggttataaaaaaataaaaatggtaCTTTATCTTTAATTTCTCACAATTTCCAAAATCTAACATACTTATTATCTACTCTTATCATTAAATGATATAAAATGTAAGTTCGGATTTTGAATCAATATTTAAGGAGCGTATACTTCTACATTTTAAAGCACGTTTCTTCGGGTAATACCCTGTTGTAAATTTCACCTTTTCTTAAATTTTCCTTGTCATCCATTGTGGTGCCTTGTCCCGAAAGGAGTACTAACAATGACTCTTAAGAACACTTGCAATGTGGGAACAAAATTAATTAACATATATACATAATCATATACATGTGGGCACAAATTAGAACCAATCCTTAAAATAGAATCTCATAATCATGTGAATTCTGCTGCATAACCCTAAATTTTAAATAGATTTTTAAAATCTAAACATATATACATCACTTTCGtaagtttaaaaatattttgaacaTATGCTTAAAATTCAGACCACACAGCCCATGAGAGTCGGCCGCCCTAACTTCATCAAACCCTAGCCGCCCTACCTTCTTCTTCACCCTTTATACCCATCTCTATCTCCATATTCATCTACATCTTCTCcttttatttactttttctttaataaaatcgagatttattttacaaaactcgaaaaatccattaaagttcttcactttagttttaagatctactaaggtaagagtctggattttataataaaattcag encodes:
- the LOC141703627 gene encoding F-box protein At3g07870-like, whose protein sequence is MDLLEELIAEIISRTPVRTIVSCKSVCKRWCNIVSEPFFSRLHLSISSKMLLLHQGDAEDVDDDNDGDLAVVELDDQHHQHDIHHEPMMRFSPGLALGDYVGLIGSVNGLICLEDSYDDSAYVCNPITQEYIRLQDSEYTRVSYLKGYYGFRLVESNQQYKIVRFYKGRFPSTEYDLGSEVYTLGTGMWRDLGHVPFHLNEHDRGHYVSGRLHWLAGELICVFDLDRELFRQWKLLHGLLGIQIILASWESIIILGTWEYLKVARDYGVEDSWSKKLIISPNPPLHEGINTDMVRLLKVLKDGNILMYCDQLQLFTYHPQHKTLRHHIFPEGEFLTFGAMTYVPGFISLERSFTLEGVKRWESPQVED